The Triticum aestivum cultivar Chinese Spring chromosome 6D, IWGSC CS RefSeq v2.1, whole genome shotgun sequence genomic sequence TAGGTATCCTGCAACAACTGTGACATTAACTCAATATATCTGGCAGAAGTTATAGGAGTTCCAGTTTTCATTTTATTCTCCTTATAAATAATGTTGAACTTAGCTAGACTTAGCCTTGCTTTCATTGTTTGATGTAAGTAAGTTCTTCCTGTTGATGTTTCTTGTGCATTGCTGATAGTTATGGACTTGCATTTAACATAGATTGATCATACAATTTTACCAAGTCGGGGCATGTGCATATCACTATATGAACCCCATGTGGATTGTTCTTCTGCTTATTAGTTGATTCTTTTGGAATCTGCTTGTAGATATGGATTTTATGGAGAAGTCATAAGGGAGAGTGAAAACTACCGATGGATGGGCCCCGCACGTTATGATTTTTCTGGAACTATGGTCTTCCTGAAGCACAGGTAATTAATAGTAACCGGTGGCAAGTATCCTTTCTTGTTCTTGTGCTATGCTTCTTATTCAGTTTGATCACAAACTGACAATTGCGTGCCATTTTTCAGATCTTATGATGCAAAAGTGGCTTTTCTTGAGAATGAGAACTCTCATTCACTTGCTGCATCAGCAGAGAATGTTGCAGATGAAGTACAATCACTGCAATCTCGTAGAAAAAGATCTCGCAAAACAATTTGCCAAGCAAATTGTTCTGTATGCAAAGAAACTTCAACGCCTGGACAAGATTCAGAAGATGAGATTCCAAACAGCTCCCAAATGATTCATGATAACCCAAAATGGATCTGGTCCGAGGGGCGTTTTCTAAGTGTCGGTGCAGCTGTCATTTCATGTCGCAATGAAAGAGCCCCTGATGGCCTAGTGGCTGAAGCACACCTCTCAGATGGTTTTCTTCACCTTCTGCTCATTAGAGATTGCCCTCTTCCCCTATATTTGTGGTAAGAATACTGTTACTACTTGTTCAGCTTGTTTCACAGTACTCTGCACCGAGAAGTGATTACTAAACGTATTTCCAGAACTATTTTATTTAACCAAATTACATCTAAAAACTTTGTGTCAAGTTGGACCTCACAAAAGTCGATATCTGCTTACTCACTTCTGCTGTTACTTTTCCCTAACTAAATAAGGTTGCAAAAATTGCTATAAAACACTAGTACAAACCTCTTCTttttatctctatctctagagTTTGTTTGAGGTAGCCGTTCTATCTGCAGGCATCTGACACAATTTACTAAGAAGGGGTCGGACCCTTTAACCTTCAAGTTTGTTGAACATCATAAGGTATTCCTTTCCCTTCTTTACGCTCTTCCCTGTTTAAAACCTTCATTTTATTTAATTTAGATGTTTCCAATTTCTGTAGACGCGAGCATTTACCTTCATTTCATCACACGACGAAAGCATATGGAACTTAGATGGCGAGCTTTTTCAGGCCTGCGAAGTGTCTGTCCAAGCCTGCCGGGGCCTTGTCAACCTCTTCGCGTCAGGGCCAGAGGTGTAGCAATGCCCCATAAGTTATAGCCTCCCTCCCTTCTTTCACAAAGGGAAGACATCAGAATAGTTACTGTTGTCGAGTTGTAGAAGAACCTCATGTCGATAGTAGATATGTAAACTGCGGTTCTTGTACCACGCAATAAAGAACCGGGCAGCGTTTTCTTCAATGTCCAACGAAGGAGGAGCTACAGATTATGCTGAAAAAACAGATGAATTTCCGTGTGTCGCAATGCTGTAGAATTTGCACCGCCCACACGGATTGATCTGGTGCTTGCAGGAAGCTAAGTAGACATAAGACATATTCGTTGCAACTCAACAACACTTGCCCCTAGAAAATTTATTCTGCATTTTAGGCATGCTGAAGTTCTACTGTCCTCCTCTTTTGAGAGGAAGCTGAAGTTTTACTCTTGGTCGGTGGATCCGCAGACCGCAGAGGGTGACAACAAGAAGAACAAGTTGCCTGTTCCGGCCCACAGAGCAGCTGAGCTAATTAAAAAACCCGCATGTTGCCGCATTTTTGGATGCGGTGCGCGCGGGCGGCCGTTTCTGGCTTTCTGCTGCCGGTGGATAGGACTGCCAGTTTTTTTATACTACCTATGTCCTAGTTTGTTAGTCTTTATAATCGTACTTTGGGTAAAGTTTGATCACATAtttaacagttttgctaaagcacatctagatgtgccatattTAACtagtaaaatgttaatgcatgtcataataaattaTATGTTAGATTCTTATTTGAATGTTGTTTTCAGTGATATTATTTTTACTATGTATAAtgtatattttattagttaaaatcatGATCAAAATGTGACCCAAAATACAAAGGGAACTAGTAAACGAGAACGGAAGTAATAGTTGCAAAATGTTTAGCTTTGGGCATTTTAACACTAGCACTCAAATTGAGTACTCAAATAGCCATCGGAGACCTTCTCTACTTTTCAGCCCTCAAAATTCAACCCAACTCCAACACTAGCCTTCATTTCTCATCCCTAAAAAAAACATCACACACTGAATCGAGCAGTGCTTTTTTCACTTTTACTTGTTCTTGCTTCTCCCCTCTCTCCTTCTGGCCATCGGGGATTGTGATGACCCCCCTCAGCTCTAGAGAGCATTGGCATCAACGTCGAGGCGGAACGCGACAGATGCTTGACATACCGTGAGCACGATGTCGCGTGGTGGACATCCTCGAGATTACCACCTGTATGTGGTGACTGGGGCGTGGCAGCGGTAGGGGATGGTGATGCGCGATAGTGAGGTGCATCAGCGTGGAGCAGTAGAGGGAGATGATGGTGCAGGGTGGTGCTCAGAAGTCGCAAGATAGGGCGAGAGACGAAGGTCGACAGAGCAGGAAATCTTACGTCCTTCTCTACTTTTTCACCCCTCAAAATTTTCTCCAACTCCAAACTAGTCTTCATTTATCATCCCTCAAAAAGAATCACACATTGACTCGAAGGACTTGTCGtaagattttttttcatttttaNNNNNNNNNNNNNNNNNNNNNNNNNNNNNNNNNNNNNNNNNNNNNNNNNNNNNNNNNNNNNNNNNNNNNNNNNNNNNNNNNNNNNNNNNNNNNNNNNNNNNNNNNNNNNNNNNNNNNNNNNNNNNNNNNNNNNNNNNNNNNNNNNNNNNNNNNNNNNNNNNNNNNNNNNNNNNNNNNNNNNNNNNNNNNNNNNNNNNNNNNNNNNNNNNNNNNNNNNNNNNNNNNNNNNNNNNNNNNNNNNNNNNNNNNNNNNNNNNNNNNNNNNNNNNNNNNNNNagagagagagagagagagagagagagagagagtttgacATACCGTGTGCGTGATGTCCCGAGGTGGACATCGAGCTCAGGACGACCACCTGTATGGAGGGCCGCGACAGGGGCGTGGCAACGGTAGGGGATGATGATGCGTGATAGCGAGGTGCATCAACGTGGAGCGGTAGAGGGAGGTAATGATGTGGGGTGATCCTTAGAAGTCGCGAGATAGGGCAGGAAACGGCGGTCAACAGAGCAGAGCAGGAAATCTTCCGGCCTTCTCTACCTTTCCACTCATCAGAATTTTTCCCAACTCCAAACTAGCCTTCATTTACCATCCCCAAAAAAAATCACACACTGACATGTGAGACTTGCCGTaagattttcttttttattttacttGTTCTTACTTCCCTCTTTTCTCTCCTCCTGGCTCGATCGGCCTCGCCGGGGTCGACACTCCTCGCTGCCGCTCGTTACGTCCCCTACCTTCGGCCTCAAGCTCCACCTCCCATCCTTTTTCCTTGTCACGAGAAATCGACTTACACCAATTGAAAATTGAGGTGACCTACAAATAGCTCGTGTGTTTGTAAAAATGTATCATCAGTAATGATGCATACCAGTTACTCCTTCCGTTTCGAATTAGTTATCgcgggtatggatgtatctagatgtattttagttctagatacatccatttctgcgacgagtaatttggaacggaggagtACTACGTACCATGACAATAACACATTTATCAAATGATGGTGCTTACATCGATGTGTAGATACCACAGCGATAATTAAtgtatttaccatgttgtttgctgaAAACTTACCAGGTGATGTAGTTTTACCATGTCGGCGCGGTGATGTATGGTACTGGTAGCGAGGAATTTGCAGCCGGGACGCGTATAGGTGCAAGGAGAATGATCGTTGGTGCTGGTAGCGGATGTCGGTCGGTGTGGAGCAAGGCAAAGCGACCGCCGTGGCTGGTTCAGGTTTCAGGCCGCGGGTGTCGGTGCCTTTGTGTGGGGCACACGGCCGAGTCATTCTTTCTCTACGGCCCGACGACGAATCGTCTCATCGTCTTTCTCTTTTCGCTTGTCTCGAGAACCAGCTTTGTCTTTGGCGTGATAGCCCAGCATCTGCCGCACTGCTCAACGCAAAAAATAATCCTCCCCCGGTCAAAATACTCGCAAAAGAAGGCAAAAACTAACGCTCGCGGATTGGACGGAATCATTAGGTTGTACGAGGGTTCCCCGGCCGTGGCGTGTGGGCGCGATTATGCCAAAGCGACCACGCGGGCGAGGGGCGCGCAGAGCAGCCTTTCGAACCGCCGCGCAGCTTCATCATCTTCCTCCGTCCAGGAGCCAGCCGTCCTCCACTCTACCATCTTCTTACTTTGCAGCCAAGGCTTAGCGGCGTGCGCGTGCATGCAGCGCCTGCGTCTAGCTTCTCCTTTGGAGCAAAGCAAGGCATCCCGAGCGCGCACCCACCAACGTTACACTAGAGATCCCACCCAAAGTCGACCAAGTATCGTCGGACGCGAAAATtgcctagctagctagctctctcCGCGCAATGGCCGGCTCGGCAGCCCAAGCTCCCACACAGACCGGCCGAACGAGGCCTCCGATTCCCACCGCGCTCGTGCCTGCGGCCGTGCTGCTGGCCGTCGTCGTGGCCGTCCTATCCCTGCTGCCCTCCGTGGCCCAGGCGGTGTGGGAGCTgccccacctcttcctcctcggcctCGTCATCTCCTACGGCGTCTTCGCCCAGCACAAGAACGGCGCCGCCGCGGCCGACGGCGATGCCGCCACCAAGGACGGCGCCCGGGCGTGGAACTCCCGGTACCACCCCGACGACCCGCTCGTTGTGGTCGCGCCCGACCACGCGGCGGgcgatgacggggacgacggcgcggGCGGGAGGCCGTTCTCCTTGCCGGTGCGGAGGCTGAAGACGGTCGTGGAAGAGTCGACCGAAGCCGGCGGCGCCAGCGGAGAGAGCGTCGGCGAAGAGACGGATAGCTCCGAGTCCACGGCGGGATTCTGGGCCGGCGCGCCCGCCGCTCCTTCGCCGCCCTCTGTCCTTGACGCCTTTGACTCGCGGAAGTTGAATGCCGCGACGCCGCCGTCAACCGTGTCCAAGGGGTTCCCCGATTACGATTCCGCGTCGCCTCGTGACCAGTCGTCGTgtaacgaggaggaggaagaggtggaggaggaggaagaggtggaggaggaggagggcaccGATTGGGAAGAGGATGCGGATGGGTCGGATGAGATGACCGCCGCGTCGTCGGA encodes the following:
- the LOC123144994 gene encoding ceramide kinase isoform X3; its protein translation is MKVLYVDLGIQELSSKMHRFAVHVITRSRKHPSQLVPCEYLFGHKDPETCKSLVEHLSACINNEQDRPKNLMVFVHPLCGKGRGCKNWEMVAPLFDRANVNTKVIITKRAGHAYDTLASISDKELKKFDGVVAVGGDGLFNEILNGLLNSRNKTSYPPTPEGFGYFGSTEKCQGYKNDGLNNSTPTSEAVNVMLPVGSNKSDDHEPLLSTGQSVGLDISSLNPNTESSTGDQVPSVSFPNDWFRLGIIPSGSTDAIVLSTTGERDAVTSALLIIFGRRIALDIAQVVRWKSSPSAEVLPTVRYAASFAGYGFYGEVIRESENYRWMGPARYDFSGTMVFLKHRSYDAKVAFLENENSHSLAASAENVADEVQSLQSRRKRSRKTICQANCSVCKETSTPGQDSEDEIPNSSQMIHDNPKWIWSEGRFLSVGAAVISCRNERAPDGLVAEAHLSDGFLHLLLIRDCPLPLYLWHLTQFTKKGSDPLTFKFVEHHKTAEGDNKKNKLPVPAHRAAELIKKPACCRIFGCGARGRPFLAFCCRWIGLPVFLYYLCPSLLVFIIVLWVKFDHIFNSFAKAHLDVPYLTSKMLMHVIINYMLDSYLNVVFSDIIFTMYNVYFIS
- the LOC123144995 gene encoding uncharacterized protein; its protein translation is MAGSAAQAPTQTGRTRPPIPTALVPAAVLLAVVVAVLSLLPSVAQAVWELPHLFLLGLVISYGVFAQHKNGAAAADGDAATKDGARAWNSRYHPDDPLVVVAPDHAAGDDGDDGAGGRPFSLPVRRLKTVVEESTEAGGASGESVGEETDSSESTAGFWAGAPAAPSPPSVLDAFDSRKLNAATPPSTVSKGFPDYDSASPRDQSSCNEEEEEVEEEEEVEEEEGTDWEEDADGSDEMTAASSERSFPGDFVACRNRRYDGSGDGESMDEELVELATRPGPEGADEVDRKADEFIAKFREQIRRQRL